The following proteins are encoded in a genomic region of Galbibacter sp. BG1:
- a CDS encoding cytochrome-c peroxidase → MKNQIFLLILTLIIFSCKNVPQEKGEMETFGNFEPAQEFYLSNLNQSIRLMDSLAQYEAETPEAKEIFIALRSSFKKAEPYAAYLNPEIGHRVNGPALPIFTDDTQRVLNPIGLQKIEESIFEGGTSKVVYKKEVSLTKGLLKVLQDYVSSKKLDSQRFFIATHQQLFRIVSLGISGFDTPVSQLGLQESAISLESLLYVYKLSIQNIIQEKNTELDQEFEQNIIDAVAYLNNNTNFEAFDRFTFIRDYMNPITRNWVEIRKTSKLWEGTNNKPFNFDAPTFFEKNSFNKDYFMPVTNRNATPEQIDLGEKLFFDPNLSATGKMSCATCHSPEKAYTDGLMVNLDNEGEPLKRNTPTLINSVYQRSFFWDGRSPTIMNQISEVFSNTKEFNSNVHQFSDKILKDTTYNSMFRSAFGKIPTKNSEIIKAISSYVASLNGFNSKFDRNIRGEIHTITEKEKLGFNIFMGKGLCATCHFIPLTNGTVPPFFAETEKEVIGVPETAANRQLDDDLGFYWMFQEELHRGMFKTPTLRNVALTAPYMHNGVYNSLPQVMEFYNLGGGGGMGFDLPHQTLPFDELNLNKKELDALVAFMKTLTDTAVEEYEASL, encoded by the coding sequence ATGAAAAATCAAATATTTCTTTTAATACTAACTTTGATTATATTTTCTTGTAAGAATGTACCACAGGAAAAGGGTGAAATGGAAACCTTTGGAAATTTTGAACCTGCACAGGAATTTTATCTTTCCAATTTAAACCAAAGTATTAGGTTGATGGATTCCCTAGCTCAGTATGAAGCAGAAACGCCCGAAGCCAAAGAGATTTTCATCGCTTTACGCTCTTCCTTTAAGAAAGCAGAACCTTATGCTGCTTATCTAAATCCTGAAATTGGACATAGGGTAAATGGTCCTGCACTGCCAATTTTTACCGATGATACCCAAAGGGTCTTAAACCCAATTGGGTTACAAAAAATTGAAGAATCTATTTTCGAAGGAGGAACGTCTAAAGTTGTTTACAAAAAAGAAGTTTCTTTAACCAAGGGATTGCTAAAGGTTTTACAGGATTATGTGTCGAGTAAAAAATTGGATTCCCAACGATTTTTTATTGCTACACATCAGCAATTGTTTCGTATTGTTAGCCTTGGTATTTCTGGTTTCGATACTCCAGTTAGTCAATTAGGACTTCAAGAAAGCGCTATTTCTTTAGAAAGTTTACTTTATGTTTATAAGCTAAGCATTCAAAATATTATACAGGAAAAAAATACGGAGTTAGACCAAGAATTCGAACAGAATATTATTGATGCTGTAGCTTATCTAAATAATAATACCAACTTCGAGGCCTTTGATAGATTTACTTTTATAAGGGATTATATGAATCCAATTACAAGAAATTGGGTAGAAATACGTAAAACCAGTAAACTATGGGAAGGTACAAACAACAAACCGTTTAACTTCGATGCTCCCACTTTTTTTGAGAAAAATTCTTTTAACAAAGATTATTTTATGCCTGTTACCAACCGCAATGCCACCCCTGAACAAATCGACTTGGGAGAGAAACTTTTTTTCGATCCAAACTTATCCGCTACAGGAAAAATGTCTTGTGCCACCTGTCACTCTCCGGAAAAAGCATATACCGATGGCCTAATGGTCAATTTGGATAATGAAGGGGAACCGCTGAAAAGAAATACTCCAACACTTATAAATTCTGTGTATCAAAGAAGTTTTTTCTGGGATGGTAGATCACCTACAATTATGAATCAGATTTCTGAAGTTTTTAGTAACACAAAAGAATTCAACTCCAATGTTCATCAATTTTCAGATAAAATATTAAAAGATACCACTTACAATTCCATGTTTAGAAGTGCTTTTGGTAAGATTCCCACCAAAAACAGTGAAATTATTAAAGCAATATCTTCTTACGTGGCATCCTTAAATGGATTTAATTCTAAGTTTGATAGAAATATTCGTGGAGAGATTCATACCATTACAGAAAAGGAAAAATTAGGTTTTAATATTTTTATGGGAAAAGGGCTGTGTGCAACATGTCATTTTATTCCTCTTACCAATGGAACCGTTCCACCGTTTTTTGCGGAGACCGAGAAAGAAGTGATCGGGGTGCCCGAAACCGCAGCAAATAGACAATTGGATGATGATCTGGGTTTTTATTGGATGTTTCAAGAGGAATTACATCGCGGAATGTTTAAAACGCCAACACTTAGGAATGTTGCTTTAACCGCACCTTACATGCACAATGGGGTGTACAATTCTTTACCACAGGTAATGGAGTTTTACAATCTTGGGGGCGGCGGAGGAATGGGATTCGATCTACCACATCAAACCTTGCCTTTTGATGAATTAAATTTAAATAAAAAAGAGCTGGATGCTTTAGTGGCTTTTATGAAAACATTAACCGATACAGCTGTTGAAGAGTACGAAGCAAGCCTTTAA
- a CDS encoding TIGR02757 family protein: MKKSELKEFLDQKAAYYNNPDFIETDPIQIPHRFTAKEDIEISGFLAATIAWGNRKSIINNARKMMTLMDDSPYDFVINHSEEDLQKLLPFVHRTFNGYDFIQFIKSLQHLYKNYDGMEPIFAKYASKDSLQPAIAKFKELFFEVEHLPRTQKHVSNPLKGSSAKRINMFLRWMVRQDNHGVDFGIWKSISPALLSCPLDVHSGNVARKLSLLKRKQNDAKALQELDKNLRKLDPKDPVKYDFALFGLGVFEKF; encoded by the coding sequence TTGAAAAAATCTGAATTAAAAGAATTTCTAGACCAAAAAGCAGCCTACTACAATAATCCTGACTTTATTGAAACGGACCCTATACAAATACCACATAGATTTACGGCCAAAGAAGATATAGAGATTTCGGGATTTTTGGCAGCTACCATTGCTTGGGGAAACCGAAAAAGTATAATTAACAATGCGCGTAAAATGATGACTCTTATGGATGATTCCCCTTACGATTTTGTTATAAACCATTCCGAAGAAGATCTGCAAAAGCTACTCCCCTTTGTACACCGCACCTTTAATGGATACGACTTTATTCAATTTATAAAAAGCCTTCAGCACCTCTATAAAAACTACGATGGCATGGAACCTATTTTTGCAAAATATGCCAGTAAAGATTCCTTACAACCGGCTATTGCAAAGTTTAAGGAGCTCTTTTTTGAGGTAGAACATTTACCGAGAACGCAAAAACATGTTTCCAATCCGCTTAAAGGCTCTTCAGCCAAAAGGATCAATATGTTTTTACGATGGATGGTACGCCAAGACAACCACGGCGTTGACTTTGGGATATGGAAAAGCATCTCCCCTGCGCTACTATCTTGTCCGCTCGACGTACACTCCGGAAACGTTGCCAGAAAATTAAGCCTGCTCAAAAGAAAGCAAAACGATGCCAAGGCGTTGCAGGAGCTGGACAAAAACCTTAGAAAGCTAGATCCTAAAGATCCTGTTAAATATGATTTTGCTCTGTTTGGCTTGGGGGTTTTTGAGAAATTTTAA
- a CDS encoding ketopantoate reductase family protein encodes MNILIYGIGGVGGYFGAKLATTDHHVSFVARGEHLKAIQKQGITVKSFQGDFNVKPDLATEDLREIPTPDLVIFGVKSWQLPKAAEAIKPFINTGTLFLPLQNGASNPQKLMQFLPKDQILSGLCNIISFKESPGVIRHFAVDPTLTFGELDNKQTKRILNIQDIFIEAGINGILAKDIHREVWKKFMFICTISGIGGLTRVPIGEIRKSTYLYDMMLQTAYEILKIAQTKKIDLNEEDVKNVFEIIDHQDPKSTASTQRDIMEGKPSELENFNGYIVQEGKKLGVATPINEMIYECLLPMEQKARS; translated from the coding sequence ATGAACATTTTAATATACGGTATTGGCGGTGTAGGCGGGTATTTTGGTGCCAAATTGGCCACCACCGATCACCATGTTAGTTTTGTGGCCCGTGGAGAGCATTTAAAAGCTATACAAAAACAGGGTATTACGGTAAAAAGTTTTCAAGGGGATTTTAACGTAAAACCAGATCTTGCAACCGAAGACCTAAGGGAAATACCAACGCCAGATTTGGTGATTTTTGGTGTAAAAAGTTGGCAACTGCCTAAAGCCGCAGAAGCAATTAAACCTTTTATAAACACAGGCACACTTTTCCTACCATTACAAAACGGTGCCAGCAATCCACAAAAATTGATGCAATTTCTTCCGAAAGATCAAATTTTAAGTGGTTTATGCAATATTATAAGTTTTAAGGAATCCCCAGGAGTCATACGGCACTTTGCGGTAGATCCCACGCTTACTTTTGGCGAACTGGACAATAAGCAAACAAAGCGGATTCTAAACATTCAAGATATCTTTATTGAAGCTGGTATTAATGGTATCCTGGCAAAGGATATCCATCGAGAGGTATGGAAGAAATTTATGTTTATTTGTACTATTAGCGGCATCGGCGGACTCACCCGGGTTCCAATAGGCGAGATTCGAAAAAGCACCTATCTCTATGATATGATGCTGCAAACAGCCTACGAAATTTTAAAAATAGCGCAAACCAAGAAAATCGACTTGAATGAAGAAGATGTTAAAAACGTTTTCGAAATTATCGATCATCAAGATCCAAAAAGCACCGCATCTACGCAAAGGGATATTATGGAAGGAAAACCTTCAGAACTAGAAAACTTTAATGGCTATATTGTGCAAGAAGGTAAAAAACTCGGGGTGGCGACCCCAATTAATGAGATGATCTACGAGTGTTTATTACCCATGGAACAAAAAGCGAGAAGCTAA
- a CDS encoding tyrosinase family protein has product MKSFYPFIYLLLFTMLSQWAMAQSIRKNYQEMTDYEKTELVNAFYSIRSTTAGGTDRITDMANFHMDYFNFDNININRLDIHFNLPDEPEKEIFLAWHRRFIFEMEQVMQDINPKLTLPYWDSTTDQSVNSELWDEDFMGSFNTNWNLNRNLSSFGTLPTAQEIVNMSAETDFFEFSDFFERQRPHAGAHRWVFGPMITSASPRDPVFYLHHTFVDKVWHDWEETHHNSVYIRTNMLRYDGTYTFNGVTLPVVNPNDIIDSRALGVFYAENGLAVLDNYIVSNTYNPEELFYYRYTIEAGTNFIAAENTTSHLQSVSEVILKPGFLAESGANFRASIDTETTSLLAKNSLRKVAREKNPFDEVDLEQVWMWSEGDIDPDDPTVVMQTFPNPFDSQITIKLSKKKDCVIEIYNLVGALIKQEFFEFTDTIVINDLYGLASGTYVVKVVDANGKTLVAKKVIKI; this is encoded by the coding sequence ATGAAGAGCTTCTATCCTTTTATATATCTTTTGCTATTTACAATGCTTTCCCAATGGGCCATGGCGCAGAGCATCCGTAAGAATTATCAGGAAATGACCGATTATGAAAAAACAGAGTTGGTCAATGCCTTTTATTCCATACGTAGCACTACTGCTGGAGGGACAGACCGCATTACCGATATGGCCAATTTCCATATGGATTACTTTAATTTCGACAACATTAATATTAATCGGTTGGATATCCATTTCAATTTACCCGATGAGCCCGAAAAGGAAATATTTCTGGCTTGGCACCGTCGTTTTATATTTGAAATGGAGCAGGTAATGCAGGATATCAATCCGAAATTAACCTTACCGTATTGGGACTCAACCACCGATCAGTCCGTAAATTCTGAACTATGGGATGAAGATTTTATGGGAAGTTTTAACACGAATTGGAATCTTAATCGCAATTTAAGCAGTTTCGGCACCTTGCCAACCGCTCAAGAAATAGTAAACATGTCTGCGGAAACCGATTTTTTTGAGTTTTCAGATTTTTTTGAAAGACAACGCCCACATGCAGGCGCCCACCGTTGGGTCTTTGGCCCGATGATAACATCTGCTTCGCCACGGGATCCCGTATTTTATTTGCACCATACTTTTGTAGATAAGGTTTGGCATGATTGGGAGGAAACACACCATAATTCGGTCTATATACGTACCAATATGTTACGGTACGATGGTACTTATACATTTAATGGGGTAACCTTACCAGTAGTAAACCCAAATGATATTATAGATAGCCGCGCTTTAGGCGTTTTTTATGCTGAAAATGGATTAGCTGTTTTAGATAACTATATAGTAAGCAATACATATAATCCGGAAGAGTTGTTTTATTACAGGTATACTATTGAAGCAGGCACCAATTTTATTGCTGCGGAGAATACTACGAGTCATTTACAATCCGTATCCGAAGTTATTTTAAAACCCGGATTTTTAGCAGAAAGTGGAGCGAACTTTAGGGCCTCTATAGATACAGAAACCACTTCTTTACTGGCCAAGAACTCATTGCGTAAAGTGGCACGGGAAAAAAATCCGTTTGATGAGGTAGATCTGGAACAGGTTTGGATGTGGAGCGAAGGAGATATAGATCCCGACGATCCTACCGTGGTAATGCAGACTTTTCCAAACCCTTTCGATTCTCAAATCACCATTAAACTAAGCAAGAAAAAAGATTGTGTTATAGAAATCTACAATTTGGTTGGTGCATTGATTAAGCAAGAGTTTTTTGAATTTACCGACACTATTGTTATTAATGATTTATATGGCTTGGCATCTGGGACTTATGTGGTAAAAGTGGTAGATGCCAATGGCAAGACATTGGTTGCTAAAAAGGTAATTAAAATCTAA
- a CDS encoding sugar transferase: MYQFFIKRLLDVLMAFGGIIILSPLLLIVGITLIFINKGKPFFFQDRPGKNEKIFRLIKFKSMTDEKDENGQLLPYQERITPFGAFIRKYSLDEIPQLFNVLKGDMSIVGPRPLLVKYLPLYNDFQQQRHAVKPGITGWAQVNGRNAISWEHKFELDVWYVQNLSLKTDVLILLKTVQKVLAKDGVNSSATLNMAAFQGNN; this comes from the coding sequence ATGTATCAGTTTTTTATAAAACGGTTACTGGATGTTTTAATGGCATTTGGTGGCATAATCATTCTTTCACCCCTACTTTTAATAGTTGGTATTACCCTCATTTTTATAAATAAAGGGAAACCGTTTTTCTTTCAGGATCGCCCTGGTAAAAACGAAAAAATATTCCGACTTATAAAATTTAAGTCCATGACGGACGAAAAAGACGAAAACGGACAATTATTACCGTATCAAGAAAGAATTACACCTTTTGGAGCATTCATTAGAAAGTATTCTTTGGATGAAATCCCACAACTGTTCAATGTTTTAAAGGGAGATATGAGTATTGTAGGGCCCCGGCCGTTGCTTGTAAAATACCTCCCGCTTTACAACGATTTTCAACAACAAAGGCATGCAGTAAAACCTGGAATTACGGGTTGGGCGCAGGTAAATGGCAGAAATGCAATCTCATGGGAACATAAATTTGAATTGGACGTATGGTATGTTCAAAACTTAAGTCTTAAAACGGACGTTCTAATTTTGCTTAAAACAGTACAGAAAGTCCTTGCCAAAGATGGAGTTAACAGTAGTGCTACTTTAAATATGGCAGCTTTTCAAGGAAACAATTAA
- a CDS encoding fibronectin type III domain-containing protein produces the protein MKLQYLLILSVFSFWGVHAQNLHTHANAASISNEANATTGWGGGAVLSSTATDVQNGSFSILIASSGVASGRTAEYTFNVVNGTTYNITIWAKRGDQSFLPAFANWSGFAGFSTTNIGTNNWTAYNFTLTANANTATIRIYTSPSYRGSISGDSVLIDGIVISTNDTAAPSAVTDLAATGTTATATNLNWTAATDNVGVTDYEVFQDGGSIGLSGGTTTFVVNGLASETNYAFTVVARDAAGNTSAVSNTANVITLSGIDTEAPSTVTDLAASGTTPTATNLNWTAATDNVGVTDYEVFQDGVSIGLSGGTNTFAVNGLTAATNYAFTVVAQDAAGNTSVVSNTADVTTLSGADTEAPTAVTDLAATGTTATATNLNWTAATDNVGVTDYEVFQDGASIGLSGGNTTFAVNGLTAATNYAFTVVAQDTAGNTSAVSNTANVTTLSGADTAAPSAVTDLAATGTTATATNLNWTAATDNVGVTDYEVFQDGVSIGLSGGTTTFAVNGLTSETTYAFTVVVQDAAGNTSAVSNAANVTTLSGGTGGITDYTSENANLNTVDWQANNFFADGNVGIGTNTTLGYRLAVAGNIVAEEVRVALQGNWPDYVFENSYNLPSLEEVENHIKKNKHLIDIPRANSVEKDGILLGNMDAMLLRKIEELTLYTIQQEKKIKKLEEENCKIKELQRRLEILELKSNK, from the coding sequence ATGAAACTTCAGTATTTATTAATTCTATCCGTATTTAGTTTTTGGGGTGTACATGCCCAAAATTTGCATACGCATGCCAATGCAGCATCCATAAGCAACGAAGCCAATGCAACCACTGGTTGGGGTGGGGGTGCGGTTTTATCTTCCACAGCTACCGACGTACAAAATGGTTCGTTTTCTATTTTAATTGCTTCTTCTGGGGTAGCATCTGGGAGAACAGCAGAATATACTTTTAATGTGGTAAATGGCACCACCTACAATATTACCATTTGGGCAAAACGAGGAGATCAAAGTTTTTTACCGGCATTTGCCAATTGGTCTGGGTTTGCGGGCTTTTCTACCACAAATATCGGAACAAATAACTGGACCGCCTATAATTTTACCTTAACAGCCAATGCCAATACCGCCACTATTAGAATTTATACGAGTCCGAGTTACAGAGGAAGTATCTCTGGGGATTCTGTACTCATTGATGGAATTGTAATTTCTACCAACGATACGGCAGCGCCATCGGCAGTAACGGATTTAGCAGCTACAGGAACCACAGCAACCGCTACAAACTTGAATTGGACAGCCGCTACCGATAATGTAGGAGTGACTGATTATGAGGTTTTTCAGGATGGAGGGAGCATAGGGTTAAGCGGCGGCACCACGACTTTCGTAGTAAACGGATTAGCATCAGAAACCAACTATGCCTTTACGGTAGTAGCCCGAGATGCGGCGGGGAATACTTCCGCAGTGAGCAATACGGCGAATGTCATCACTTTATCGGGTATCGATACGGAAGCGCCATCGACAGTAACGGATTTAGCGGCCTCGGGAACTACCCCAACCGCCACCAACTTAAATTGGACAGCCGCTACCGATAATGTTGGGGTGACCGATTATGAGGTTTTCCAGGATGGAGTGAGCATAGGATTAAGCGGCGGCACCAACACTTTTGCTGTAAACGGCTTGACTGCAGCTACGAATTACGCTTTTACGGTGGTTGCCCAAGATGCGGCTGGTAATACTTCCGTAGTGAGCAATACGGCGGATGTCACCACGCTATCGGGAGCAGATACCGAAGCACCAACAGCAGTAACGGATTTAGCAGCTACCGGAACCACAGCAACCGCCACAAACTTAAATTGGACAGCCGCTACCGATAATGTAGGGGTGACCGATTATGAGGTTTTCCAGGATGGCGCTAGTATAGGACTGTCAGGTGGAAATACCACTTTTGCAGTAAACGGCTTGACTGCAGCTACGAATTACGCTTTTACGGTAGTAGCCCAAGATACGGCTGGTAATACTTCCGCAGTAAGCAATACGGCGAATGTAACCACTTTATCGGGTGCCGATACGGCAGCTCCCTCGGCCGTAACGGATTTAGCAGCTACCGGAACCACAGCAACCGCTACAAACTTAAATTGGACAGCCGCTACCGATAATGTAGGGGTGACCGATTATGAGGTTTTCCAGGATGGGGTAAGCATAGGATTAAGTGGCGGTACCACCACTTTTGCTGTAAACGGATTGACATCTGAAACAACCTATGCCTTTACTGTAGTAGTCCAAGATGCGGCGGGTAACACTTCCGCAGTGAGCAATGCGGCGAATGTAACCACTTTATCGGGAGGTACTGGCGGAATTACAGATTATACCAGTGAAAATGCTAATCTTAATACGGTAGATTGGCAAGCAAACAATTTTTTTGCAGATGGAAATGTGGGAATCGGCACGAACACAACCCTAGGATACCGTTTGGCCGTAGCAGGGAATATTGTTGCAGAGGAAGTACGTGTAGCGCTTCAAGGGAATTGGCCGGATTATGTTTTTGAAAATTCCTATAACCTTCCATCCTTAGAAGAAGTGGAAAATCATATTAAAAAAAATAAACATCTTATTGATATACCCAGGGCGAATAGCGTTGAAAAGGATGGTATTTTGTTGGGAAACATGGACGCCATGCTTTTAAGAAAGATTGAAGAACTAACCCTGTATACCATTCAGCAGGAAAAGAAAATTAAGAAACTCGAGGAAGAAAATTGTAAGATTAAAGAATTACAACGGCGATTGGAGATCTTGGAATTAAAATCAAACAAATAG
- a CDS encoding NeuD/PglB/VioB family sugar acetyltransferase has protein sequence MKENSIIIGAGTQGQVYASYLKEAGVNIVGFIDDDPQLLHQEVIGIPVLGNYQDLFSTSFKEKIQNVYCPIGNNHIRVKYLSTLKKEGYSIPSFIHKTVHIAPDVSLGEAVYMLVGNIVMPHTSIGSYIMVNMDSTIAHHVTLEDGVFLSSGVNIGACIHVKSKAYVGMGVTAMTGIKTIGEDCLLGAGTVIIKDVPDYATVVGNPGRVIKYKEVNNEYAN, from the coding sequence ATGAAAGAAAATTCAATTATTATAGGTGCCGGCACTCAAGGACAGGTTTACGCTTCTTATTTAAAGGAAGCTGGGGTAAATATCGTTGGTTTTATAGACGACGATCCACAACTTCTGCATCAAGAGGTAATAGGCATTCCTGTATTGGGCAATTACCAAGACTTATTTTCAACTTCCTTTAAAGAGAAAATACAAAACGTGTATTGCCCAATTGGCAACAACCACATTCGGGTTAAATATCTTTCCACTTTAAAAAAAGAAGGCTATTCCATCCCCAGTTTTATTCATAAAACGGTACATATAGCCCCAGACGTCTCCTTGGGGGAAGCCGTTTACATGTTGGTTGGTAATATTGTTATGCCACATACTTCCATTGGCAGTTATATTATGGTAAATATGGACAGTACCATAGCGCACCACGTAACATTGGAGGATGGTGTATTTCTATCTTCTGGGGTTAATATTGGCGCTTGTATACATGTTAAAAGTAAAGCTTATGTAGGGATGGGAGTAACGGCCATGACAGGGATTAAAACCATTGGAGAAGACTGTTTGCTGGGTGCAGGAACAGTAATTATTAAAGATGTGCCAGATTATGCCACCGTGGTAGGAAACCCAGGAAGGGTAATTAAATATAAAGAAGTAAATAATGAATATGCAAACTAA
- a CDS encoding ABC transporter ATP-binding protein — translation MIEAKNIHKTFGSLEVLKGVNVSITKGEVISIVGASGAGKTTLLQILGTLDKPDKAADLELLINNKEVSKLKDKELAKFRNEHIGFIFQFHQLLPEFTALENVCIPAFIKKTPKAEAEKRAKELLDFLGLSHRIDHKPNELSGGEQQRVAVARALINNPSIVFADEPSGNLDSESADRLHNLFFELRDQFGQTFVIVTHNEELADMADRKLTMVDGNIVV, via the coding sequence ATGATTGAAGCTAAGAATATTCATAAAACATTTGGTTCTTTAGAGGTGCTTAAGGGGGTTAATGTGTCTATTACCAAAGGGGAAGTTATTTCCATAGTAGGTGCTTCCGGAGCAGGAAAAACCACCTTATTGCAGATTTTAGGAACCTTGGACAAGCCCGATAAAGCTGCCGATCTCGAGCTTTTAATTAACAATAAGGAAGTAAGTAAACTTAAAGATAAAGAGCTGGCCAAATTTAGAAATGAACACATCGGTTTTATCTTTCAGTTTCATCAGTTACTGCCAGAGTTTACCGCTTTGGAAAATGTTTGTATCCCCGCTTTTATTAAAAAAACACCAAAAGCTGAGGCCGAAAAAAGAGCCAAAGAGCTATTGGATTTTTTAGGACTTTCCCATAGAATAGACCATAAACCAAACGAGCTTTCTGGAGGAGAGCAACAAAGGGTTGCCGTTGCCCGTGCATTAATTAACAACCCTTCCATAGTTTTTGCAGATGAGCCCAGCGGAAATTTAGATTCGGAAAGTGCTGATAGATTGCATAATTTATTTTTTGAACTTAGGGATCAATTTGGACAGACCTTTGTTATTGTTACCCACAATGAAGAATTGGCAGATATGGCCGATAGGAAACTCACTATGGTAGATGGTAATATAGTGGTATAA
- a CDS encoding FAD/NAD(P)-binding protein, giving the protein MQTKLDTVDLTFIGSGISSTFTLLYLLEHIEKSSMETPLKICIVNKYAEFFTGIPYGSRSGNSVLLITSLKNFLPEPERSLFIEWLQNNKEWLIDELLDDGGHLSLNWIKKHAKQIENNEWEDLFVPRSFFGRYLTEKIEKLISRLQSANRIDLTFLTEEVLDVEKSKQLFTVFTKNKTLHSKKVVLAVGSLPTKTIYMEQSVYQKNDLLVINDNYTPSLQENLNLIKNFSSNRKKQPNNVLIIGANASALELLYKLNDDVETVVELDHFTFLSTHGILPDAVVDTQKQAQFIPVHLKQLENKDNLTAKEIAAATYKDLDAAGAISLGAASTVGIISSAFGVLLAKLSKEELKIFACKYGNEIGRRQRCAGEHYTQTINKLLEKNRFNHIAGRYHSIEKGAKTNSHYLKYFDTSSGTLKTADIPYHIVINCIGSKTFNDKEIPVLLKNLIDKGLCTPNESHIGLQVNDSLEATENLHIVGPLLAGNIIENKAVWHVEHCGRITWLSSVLATVLFEKFKTEKHLNNVMERS; this is encoded by the coding sequence ATGCAAACTAAGCTTGATACGGTAGACCTCACATTTATAGGTTCTGGAATCTCTTCTACCTTTACCCTACTCTATCTACTGGAACACATAGAAAAATCTTCTATGGAAACCCCTCTTAAAATCTGTATTGTAAATAAGTATGCTGAATTTTTCACGGGGATCCCTTACGGTTCGCGCTCTGGAAATTCGGTTTTGCTAATTACTTCCCTCAAAAATTTCTTGCCCGAACCTGAAAGAAGCTTGTTTATAGAGTGGCTCCAAAACAATAAGGAATGGCTTATTGATGAGCTTTTGGATGATGGCGGACACCTTTCCCTAAATTGGATTAAAAAACACGCCAAACAAATTGAAAACAACGAATGGGAAGACCTCTTTGTTCCACGAAGTTTCTTCGGAAGGTACCTAACGGAAAAAATAGAAAAACTCATTTCACGCTTACAATCTGCAAACAGAATTGATTTAACCTTTCTTACGGAAGAGGTGTTAGATGTTGAAAAAAGCAAGCAGTTGTTTACCGTTTTCACCAAAAATAAAACTTTACATTCTAAAAAGGTGGTTCTGGCCGTAGGGTCGTTACCTACCAAAACTATTTACATGGAACAGTCCGTTTATCAAAAGAATGACCTTTTGGTAATCAATGATAACTACACCCCAAGTCTTCAGGAGAATCTAAATCTCATAAAAAACTTCAGTAGTAACAGAAAAAAGCAACCAAACAATGTATTGATCATTGGCGCCAACGCGAGTGCCTTGGAATTGCTCTACAAGCTTAACGACGATGTAGAAACTGTGGTGGAACTCGACCACTTTACCTTTCTATCTACCCACGGTATTCTACCCGATGCAGTTGTGGACACTCAAAAACAGGCACAGTTTATTCCGGTTCATCTGAAACAATTAGAAAATAAAGACAATCTCACCGCTAAAGAAATTGCAGCCGCCACTTATAAAGATTTGGATGCTGCCGGAGCTATCTCGCTAGGCGCCGCTTCAACCGTTGGCATCATCTCCAGTGCTTTTGGTGTTTTATTGGCCAAATTAAGTAAAGAAGAGCTTAAAATATTTGCTTGCAAATACGGTAATGAAATTGGCAGAAGACAGCGATGTGCTGGTGAGCATTATACCCAAACCATCAACAAACTGTTGGAAAAAAATAGATTTAACCATATTGCAGGCAGATATCACAGCATCGAAAAGGGAGCTAAAACTAATTCCCATTACCTTAAATATTTCGATACTTCCTCTGGAACATTAAAAACCGCTGATATTCCCTACCATATTGTTATCAACTGTATCGGCAGTAAAACTTTTAACGATAAAGAAATTCCTGTATTGCTAAAAAACCTTATTGACAAAGGACTTTGTACCCCGAATGAATCGCATATTGGCTTACAGGTCAACGATTCTTTGGAAGCTACGGAAAACCTTCATATTGTAGGGCCATTATTGGCCGGTAACATTATTGAAAACAAAGCGGTTTGGCATGTAGAACACTGCGGAAGGATCACCTGGTTATCATCTGTTTTAGCAACAGTTCTTTTTGAAAAATTTAAAACAGAAAAACATCTGAACAACGTAATGGAACGTTCATAA